In Aspergillus luchuensis IFO 4308 DNA, chromosome 1, nearly complete sequence, the following are encoded in one genomic region:
- the VPS34 gene encoding phosphatidylinositol 3-kinase VPS34 (BUSCO:EOG0926137U;~COG:T;~EggNog:ENOG410PFBC;~InterPro:IPR001263,IPR015433,IPR002420,IPR016024, IPR036940,IPR008290,IPR018936,IPR035892,IPR042236, IPR011009,IPR000403;~PFAM:PF00613,PF00792;~go_function: GO:0016301 - kinase activity [Evidence IEA];~go_function: GO:0016303 - 1-phosphatidylinositol-3-kinase activity [Evidence IEA];~go_process: GO:0046854 - phosphatidylinositol phosphorylation [Evidence IEA];~go_process: GO:0048015 - phosphatidylinositol-mediated signaling [Evidence IEA]), producing the protein MEAFTFTVSTQVDFPIHVKIGSLEGKQKQAPFSLLLKHPELRHIGSAQNPVSDLFVTIQLWSDSKALGVPLQTSYKAFKSARAWNEWLQLPISIKDAPLKSQLAITVWDLSPFGGEGALGHYVPFGGTTIPLFDGEGKLKMGRQKCKIYRHRAADGFSTTTTPSTAPPKRRKNNAPDPLGPSEEEMELERIEVLIKKHEMGEIPRIDWMDKLVFRQLERLKLNAEEAARKRALRLKATKQKRSEHGGDEDDSDDDEVDDENFILYVEFPRFDHPIVWSDHEYPAPPMSSYSQGAPANANPALKPVPEVRFGPGIEGADGGGVIRIYDPEVGQTGNPCEDKHRRLIRSHRTGIMDRDLKPNPKIRDELNVILSYEPTQDLTAEEKDLIWRFRYYLTREKRALTKFVKSVNWRDVGEAHQAVEILPKWTEIDVDDALELLGPTFDNPAVRSYAVERLRKADDEELLLYLLQLVQALKYEEHSHGDVDDAAHDSSLANFLIARAANNFKLGNYLHWYLMVECDDAGPGTLSAQRRLFARVEYYFMAELEKVHPEHRKTLLRQGELVTILTKIAKDVRFSRENRVLKIERLKQCLKDPKNDMLHIDPPLPLPLDPEIQVTGCYPDEANVFKSSLSPLQVMFKTSDGRKFPILFKIGDDLRQDQLVIQIIILMDRLLQKENLDLKLTPYRILATNSTAGAVQFIPSASLSAISAKYKSVLAYLKANNPDDSEPLGVRKETMDTYIKSCAGYCVITYLLGVGDRHLENLLLAPDGHFFHADFGFILGRDPKPFAPMMKLCKEMVEGMGGTTSPLYLQFKQYCFTAYTTLRKSANLILNLFSLMVDANIPDIRVEPDKAVLKVKERFHLEMSEEEAIRHFEQLISDSVNAIFGVVIDRLHEFVQGWRA; encoded by the exons ATGGAGGCCTTTACCTTTACTGTGTCCACTCAGGTGGATTTTCCAATTCATGTGAAGAT TGGCTCATTGGAAGGGAAGCAGAAACAAGcgcctttctccctccttttAAAACATCCAGAATTGCGTCACATCGGTTCCGCGCAGAATCCCGTCTCCGACCTCTTCGTGACCATCCAACTATGGTCAGATTCCAAAGCCTTGGGCGTGCCTTTGCAGACCTCATATAAGGCCTTCAAGTCCGCTCGAGCCTGGAATGAATGGCTGCAGCTGCCGATATCAATAAAAGATGCTCCCCTCAAAAGTCAACTGGCCATTACCGTTTGGGATCTCTCCCCGTTTGGCGGCGAAGGAGCGCTCGGACACTATGTGCCTTTTGGCGGAACGACTATACCGTTATTtgacggagaaggaaaaCTGAAGATGGGCAGGCAGAAATGCAAGATATATCGTCACCGAGCTGCGGACGGTTTCTCCACAACGACAACGCCGTCAACGGCGCCTCCGAAACGTCGGAAGAACAACGCCCCAGATCCGCTAGGCCCATcagaagaggagatggagctaGAACGCATCGAAGTTTTGATCAAGAAGCATGAGATGGGGGAAATACCACGCATCGACTGGATGGACAAACTGGTCTTTCGCCAGCTGGAAAGGCTGAAACTCAATGCGGAGGAAGCTGCAAGGAAACGGGCCTTACGTCTGAAGGCTACGAAACAGAAGCGCTCGGAGCATGGCGGGGATGAGGACGACTCAGATGATGACGAAGTGGACGATGAGAACTTCATTCTCTACGTGGAGTTTCCGCGCTTTGATCACCCCATCGTCTGGTCCGATCATGAGTacccagctcctccaatgTCATCCTACTCCCAAGGTGCGCCTGCAAATGCAAATCCCGCACTAAAGCCCGTACCGGAAGTTCGCTTTGGTCCGGGAATAGAGGGCGCGGATGGTGGCGGTGTCATCAGAATATACGACCCTGAAGTTGGTCAAACCGGTAATCCATGTGAAGACAAGCATCGGAGACTGATCCGTAGCCATCGGACGGGCATCATGGATCGTGATTTAAAACCAAATCCCAAGATTCGCGATGAACTCAACGTAATTCTGTCATACGAGCCCACGCAGGATCTCACCGCTGAGGAGAAAGACCTAATTTGGCGATTCCGATACTACCTAACCCGTGAGAAGAGAGCGCTCACTAAATTTGTCAAGTCGGTCAACTGGAGGGACGTTGGTGAAGCGCATCAAGCCGTCGAGATACTGCCCAAATGGACCGAAATCGATGTAGACGATGCTCTTGAGTTGCTTGGACCGACTTTCGATAATCCTGCAGTTCGTTCATATGCAGTCGAAAGACTACGCAAGGCTGACGATGAAGAACTACTTCTTTACCTGCTACAACTTGTACAGGCTCTGAAATATGAAGAACACTCTCACGGTGATGTTGACGACGCCGCCCACGATTCGTCTTTGGCCAATTTCCTTATAGCCCGCGCTGCGAACAATTTCAAATTGGGCAACTACCTACATTGGTACCTTATGGTTGAATGCGACGATGCAGGGCCAGGAACATTGTCAGCACAACGTAGACTCTTCGCACGCGTGGAATACTACTTCATGGCAGAGCTCGAGAAAGTCCACCCAGAGCATCGCAAGACCCTCCTGCGCCAAGGTGAACTGGTCACTATACTCACAAAGATCGCCAAAGACGTCCGGTTCTCGCGCGAGAACCGAGTCCTCAAGATCGAACGACTGAAGCAGTGCCTCAAGGACCCGAAGAACGACATGCTACACATCGACcctccactgccactgccccTGGACCCGGAAATCCAGGTCACCGGGTGCTACCCGGACGAAGCAAATGTCTTCaaatcctctctctcccctctccaagTCATGTTCAAGACCTCCGACGGACGGAAATTCCCCATCCTGTTCAAAATTGGCGACGACCTCCGCCAAGACCAACTTGTCATCCAAATCATCATCCTTATGGATCGACTCCTCCAAAAGGAGAACCTCGACCTCAAACTCACCCCCTACCGCATCCTAGCCACCAACTCTACCGCCGGCGCCGTCCAATTCATCCCCTCGGCCTCCCTttccgccatctccgccaaaTACAAATCCGTCCTCGCCTATCTCAAAGCAAACAACCCAGACGACAGCGAACCCCTCGGCGTCCGCAAAGAAACAATGGACACCTACATCAAATCCTGCGCCGGCTACTGCGTAATTACCTACCTCCTCGGCGTCGGCGACCGCCACCTCGAaaacctcctcctcgcccccGATGGCCACTTCTTCCACGCCGACTTCGGCTTTATCCTCGGCCGAGATCCCAAGCCGTTCGCACCCATGATGAAACTCTGCAAGGAAATGGTCGAGGGCATGGGCGGGACTACTTCTCCCTTGTATCTCCAGTTTAAGCAGTATTGCTTCACGGCGTATACTACGCTGCGCAAATCGGCGAACCTCATCCTAAACCTGTTCAGTCTGATGGTCGATGCGAATATCCCTGATATTCGGGTCGAGCCCGATAAGGCTGTTttgaaggtgaaggagaggttTCATCTCGAGAtgtcggaggaagaggctaTTCGACATTTCGAACAGCTTATTAGTGATAGTGTTAATGCTATCTTTGGGGTTGTGATTGATCGGTTGCATGAGTTTGTGCAGGGGTGGAGGGCTTAG
- the MTG1 gene encoding putative GTPase MTG1 (BUSCO:EOG09262WHU;~COG:S;~EggNog:ENOG410PK4S;~InterPro:IPR027417,IPR006073,IPR016478,IPR023179;~PFAM:PF01926;~go_function: GO:0005525 - GTP binding [Evidence IEA]) → MTMAAKFVPRQVFPNYGSIPRSYFLGHHRAGLKKMQNMLSSIDYVVECRDYRVPVTSINPMFEEALGKTRRLTVYTKRDLGAASGSNAQKLAEKTIRTFNKNGATFFVSSSSRADVGTILKHLRDDAEGPDKLVRCRVMIVGMPNVGKSTLINHLRNQGVGKAKAVRTGGQPGITRKIGTPVKIIEREGGSHVYVLDTPGVFMPYVPDAENMLKLALCGCVKDSVISPVTLADYLLYHINLNDAEVYKRWSEPTNEIVPLLNNFARHAGLLAKGGIPNTDLAALHFIQKWRAGDLGRFMLDDLKEEERRLQEGGEREIPTSYTQALKAEKLGRKQPKL, encoded by the exons ATGACAATGGCAGCCAAGTTCGTTCCGCGTCAGGTTTTCCCCAACTATGGGTCTATCCCGAGGTCCTATTTCCTGGGTCACCACAGGGccgggttgaagaagatgcagaaCATGCTTTCTTCTATCGATTATGTAGTCGAGTGTCGTGATTACAGGGTTCCCGTTACCTCTATCAACCCTATGTTCGAAGAAGCACTGGGCAAGACACGACGGTTGACCGTCTATACAAAGAGAGATCTGGGCGCAGCATCAGGATCGAATGCGCAGAAATTG GCGGAGAAAACCATTCGAACCTTCAATAAGAACGGCGCTACATTCTTCGTGAGTTCGTCCTCTAGGGCAGATGTGGGCACAATCTTAAAACACTTGCGGGACGATGCAGAAGGACCAGACAAGCTTGTTAGATGCCGGGTGATGATTGTTGGTATGCCTAATGTGGGCAAGTCGACTCTCATCAATCACCTGCGTAATCAGGGCGTgggcaaggccaaggccgTGCGGACCGGTGGCCAACCAGGTATCACAAGGAAGATCGGGACACCCGTGAAGATCATCGAAAGAGAAGGTGGCTCCCACGTCTACGTATTGGACACCCCAGGCGTATTTATGCCATATGTTCCGGATGCAGAGAACATGCTTAAACTAGCTCTGTGTGGCTGTGTGAAGGATTCGGTTATCTCCCCGGTCACGCTAGCCGACTACCTATTATATCACATCAACCTGAATGACGCCGAGGTATATAAGCGATGGTCTGAGCCAACAAACGAGATTGTACCTCTATTGAACAACTTTGCCCGACATGCTGGTCTCCTGGCCAAGGGCGGTATTCCAAACACCGACCTGGCGGCACTGCACTTCATCCAAAAGTGGCGTGCCGGCGACCTGGGCAGGTTTATGCTTGATGAcctgaaggaggaagaacgccGTCTGCAAGAAGGCGGAGAGCGAGAGATACCCACCAGCTATACCCAGGCCTTGAAGGCTGAGAAGCTGGGCAGAAAGCAACCCAAGCTGtaa
- a CDS encoding uncharacterized protein (COG:P;~EggNog:ENOG410PHXB;~InterPro:IPR003020,IPR011531;~TransMembrane:12 (i95-115o135-155i162-179o191-211i218-237o249-272i293-309o339-363i384-404o454-487i542-561o567-583i);~go_component: GO:0016020 - membrane [Evidence IEA];~go_component: GO:0016021 - integral component of membrane [Evidence IEA];~go_function: GO:0005452 - inorganic anion exchanger activity [Evidence IEA];~go_process: GO:0006820 - anion transport [Evidence IEA]) — protein sequence MPLISAFRPPSTRSSSLRRRPRRQRRSPRRGDVQHNQEVGRDDDEEEDEDAHSIITPSKHTPRAIRVLRGSVSSGGPLRPFRLIKQDILNLRRRYVSDWTVFNQLIFASAVYVFFTNLLPGITFASDLYVLTGQNWGTIEVVFSTGLCGIIFSLFSIQPLTILGVTGPFSVLAENIYSLCEDVFKIPFLPFMAWSLIHSAWLHYVLAIVNAHDWTMRYVTTFATEIFSLLNSIIYFHKAIQELERAHESLSFAAFLYAIIGAVGTMLLAIFLSTAESWRPLFHRYIRMGLTEYAAAISIIIFIGLPHVGELAHLDKMTLPVSTSFKPTSPSRDRFLVEFWHLPVSWVFAAILPGIIITVLFFFDHEVSSIICTIDRYGTRKPGGFAWDIVLLGTTTALCGILGIPPANGLLPQAPLHSESLMHTEKEQRTITVDGEEKTETYEVKRVYEQRWSAFLHSAVILLFVSPPFMKVLGLTPTSVLAGLFMFMGEQSLSVNPILYRTFYLLTPPSELPPLPLSLAPQQEQQPITSEEEPPTPSYIPIHLYTILQIIITVAIFILTLTRGAPAFPVLIVLLVPFRLLIMKRWWPREVLRFVDAWACKEGTPEDDEDAEAKLRSEHEQTGGVFAAHDQSGSDTAVTEDMRISQGVDLGGGDLGDRRGDDGTGNEWVELGVWGRNDEEAGGPARHHGEK from the exons ATGCCATTGATATCTGCCTTCCGACCACCCTCCACGCGGAGCTCCTCTCTCCGGCGTAGACCCCGTAGGCAAAGGAGGTCCCCGAGACGTGGCGATGTCCAACACAATCAGGAAGTTGGTcgggacgacgacgaagaagaagatgaagatgcacATTCCATCATAACGCCATCCAAGCATACGCCCAGGGCCATCCGGGTACTACGGGGTTCTGTGTCGTCAGGGGGCCCGTTACGGCCTTTTCGTTTGATAAAGCAGGACATTCTGAACTTGCGCCGCAGATACGTATCCGACTGGACTGTGTTCAATCAATTGATCTTTGCCAGTGCGGTCTATGTCTTCTTTACGAACCTGCTGCCGGGTATCACCTTTGCCAGTGACCTCTATGTTCTGACTGGGCAGAATTGGGGAACTATTGAGGTTGTATTTAGTACAGGCCTATGCGGCATCATCTTCTCACT ATTCTCAATCCAGCCACTAACTATCCTTGGTGTTACTGGTCCTTTCTCAGTCCTTGCTGAGAACATCTATTCGTTATGCGAGGATGTCTTCAAG ATACCATTCTTGCCATTCATGGCCTGGTCTCTGATCCATTCTGCTTGGCTCCACTACGTCCTGGCTATAGTCAACGCCCACGATTGGACGATGCGCTACGTTACCACTTTTGCAACCGAGATATTCTCGCTTCTCAACAGCATTATCTACTTCCATAAAGCTATACAAGAACTTGAAAGAGCACACGAGAGCCTATCCTTTGCAGCATTCCTCTACGCTATCATAGGAGCTGTGGGAACAATGCTGCTCGCGATATTCCTATCCACGGCTGAGAGCTGGCGCCCCCTATTCCACCGATACATCCGAATGGGTTTAACCGAGTACGCTGCTGCgatttccatcatcatcttcatcgggcTTCCCCACGTTGGAGAACTAGCCCATCTGGACAAGATGACACTCCCCGTCAGCACCTCATTCAAACCTACATCTCCCAGTCGGGATAGATTCCTCGTCGAGTTCTGGCATCTCCCCGTATCCTGGGTGTTCGCCGCCATCCTTCCcggaatcatcatcaccgtgctctttttcttcgatcACGAAGTTAGCTCAATCATCTGCACTATTGATCGTTACGGCACCAGAAAACCAGGAGGTTTCGCTTGGGACATTGTCCTCCTAGGCACTACAACAGCACTATGCGGCATTCTAGGAATACCCCCTGCTAACGGACTTCTCCCCCAAGCTCCCCTGCACTCCGAATCCCTGATGCACACAGAGAAGGAGCAGCGCACAATCACCGTcgacggagaagaaaagaccgaAACATACGAAGTGAAGCGCGTCTACGAACAGCGCTGGTCAGCATTCCTCCACTCAgccgtcatcctcctcttcgtcagtCCGCCCTTCATGAAAGTGCTCGGATTGACCCCAACAAGCGTCCTAGCAGGGCTATTCATGTTCATGGGCGAGCAGAGCCTATCAGTCAA CCCAATCCTCTACCGAACCTTCTACCTCCTCACACCACCCTCCGagctccctcccctcccactaTCTCTTGCCccacaacaagaacaacaaccaaTAACCTCCGAAGAAGAgcccccaacaccatcatacatccccatccacctctacaccatcctccaaatCATTATAACCGtagccatcttcatcctcaccctcacccgtGGCGCACCCGCATTCCCTGTGCTCATTGTCCTATTAGTCCCCTTCCGTCTTCTCATAATGAAGCGCTGGTGGCCCCGCGAGGTCCTGAGGTTCGTAGATGCATGGGCATGCAAAGAAGGGACGCcggaggatgacgaagacgcCGAGGCGAAGTTGCGCAGTGAACATGAACAGACGGGAGGAGTTTTCGCTGCGCATGATCAGTCTGGTTCTGATACTGCCGTGACTGAGGATATGCGGATAAGCCAGGGAGTTGACTTGGGGGGAGGTGATCTCGGAGATAGacgtggggatgatgggactGGGAATGAGTGGGTTGAGTTGGGCGTTTGGGGTCGTAATGATGAGGAGGCTGGAGGTCCGGCACGACATCATGGGGAGAAGTGA